In the genome of Allorhizobium ampelinum S4, one region contains:
- a CDS encoding phosphosulfolactate synthase, protein MNRISNNSKATHSKKEGIKMTLEPVSMAEAFPVPTFELKPRGLHQTWLKDVGFDEAPYYVERMGLIELEDFLSVAGERLDYVKVATRQVIEHPEAWVRRKVELYQRFGVEPYLDHSYFHYAYQQGSVEKAIEAGRTRGFKAIEFMNTFGDVPEATWKSWRRVAVENEMKFLFEFHPERNWRDTAKDVASTGEEIIRNAAPFIDDGAFAILIDHEELEFQEERMKDEIGKVIDRFGLDKLIFEVTSPKEGPTRWKEDLTRYFSTFGGSINVANIMPSQAMYVEVLRLNAAR, encoded by the coding sequence GTGAACCGCATCTCTAACAACAGCAAAGCAACGCATTCTAAAAAGGAAGGCATCAAGATGACCCTGGAACCAGTATCAATGGCAGAAGCTTTTCCAGTCCCAACGTTTGAACTAAAACCCCGCGGCCTCCACCAGACCTGGTTGAAGGACGTCGGCTTTGACGAGGCGCCTTACTATGTCGAACGTATGGGTCTGATCGAACTGGAGGATTTCCTTTCAGTCGCCGGCGAGCGCCTGGACTATGTCAAGGTCGCGACCCGGCAGGTTATCGAGCACCCAGAGGCATGGGTTCGACGCAAGGTCGAACTTTACCAGCGCTTCGGAGTGGAGCCCTACCTTGACCACAGCTATTTCCACTACGCATACCAGCAAGGCAGCGTCGAGAAGGCGATTGAGGCAGGACGCACACGCGGCTTCAAGGCGATCGAATTTATGAACACCTTCGGCGATGTGCCTGAGGCGACATGGAAGTCCTGGCGCCGCGTCGCGGTAGAAAATGAAATGAAGTTCTTGTTCGAATTTCACCCGGAACGAAACTGGCGCGATACGGCCAAGGACGTGGCTTCCACAGGTGAGGAGATCATCCGCAATGCGGCGCCGTTCATCGACGACGGCGCGTTCGCCATCCTGATCGATCACGAAGAACTGGAGTTCCAGGAAGAGCGTATGAAAGATGAGATAGGCAAGGTCATCGACCGGTTCGGGCTCGATAAGCTCATTTTCGAAGTGACCTCTCCAAAGGAAGGGCCGACTCGCTGGAAGGAAGACCTGACACGTTACTTCTCGACGTTCGGAGGAAGCATCAATGTCGCAAACATCATGCCGAGCCAAGCTATGTATGTTGAAGTGCTAAGGCTCAACGCCGCCCGTTAA
- a CDS encoding ABC transporter ATP-binding protein: MSNISVCDLDIGYGAVKVLENLQLDVKDGEFVVLLGPSGCGKSTLLNAIAGLTDVSGGLISIGGRDVTDAEPNERGLAMVFQSYALYPNMTVRGNLSYGLRIAGVSKPEIAQRVAETARFLQIGDYLDRRPANLSGGQRQRVAIGRAIIRKVDVFLFDEPLSNLDAKLRSELRVEIKRLHQNLKSTIIYVTHDQVEALTLADRIAVMKGGVIQQLDTPSEIYRRPANRFVASFIGSPTMNFLDGSIEMHGGKPVFLSGEILLPIDCYQANGTLLVGESVVFGFRPEHVTVGCATDIPGFNGEIDLIEPMGGETVVWAKVAGEQFAIKGDESLQSLTTGAVRLSPDLSKVSLFNRAGDRL, from the coding sequence ATGTCCAATATTTCTGTATGCGATCTCGACATTGGTTACGGCGCGGTGAAGGTGCTGGAGAACCTGCAACTCGATGTCAAAGACGGCGAGTTTGTCGTCCTTCTTGGTCCTTCCGGATGCGGCAAGAGTACCCTGCTCAACGCGATCGCAGGCTTGACTGACGTTTCGGGCGGCTTGATCTCAATCGGTGGCAGGGACGTCACCGACGCGGAACCAAATGAGCGTGGCCTTGCCATGGTCTTCCAGTCCTACGCGCTCTATCCGAACATGACAGTGCGCGGCAATCTATCGTACGGGCTTCGGATCGCTGGCGTTTCGAAGCCGGAGATCGCGCAGCGTGTCGCGGAAACGGCGCGATTTTTGCAGATCGGGGACTATCTCGATCGCCGTCCGGCTAACCTGTCCGGTGGCCAGCGCCAGCGCGTTGCCATCGGACGCGCCATCATCCGGAAAGTCGACGTCTTTCTGTTCGACGAGCCGCTTTCGAATCTCGACGCCAAGTTGAGGAGCGAACTGCGGGTCGAAATCAAGCGCCTGCATCAAAACCTGAAAAGCACCATCATCTACGTCACTCACGACCAAGTTGAAGCTTTGACGCTGGCGGATCGCATCGCGGTTATGAAGGGTGGCGTCATCCAGCAGTTGGACACTCCCTCCGAGATTTACCGCAGACCGGCCAACAGGTTTGTCGCATCTTTCATCGGCTCGCCGACCATGAATTTCCTCGACGGGAGCATCGAGATGCATGGTGGAAAGCCGGTTTTTCTTTCAGGGGAGATTTTACTTCCGATCGATTGTTATCAGGCCAACGGGACTCTGCTCGTCGGCGAGAGCGTCGTTTTCGGCTTCCGTCCGGAGCACGTCACGGTCGGTTGTGCGACCGACATTCCCGGCTTCAACGGGGAGATTGACCTCATTGAACCAATGGGAGGCGAGACCGTAGTCTGGGCGAAAGTCGCCGGCGAGCAATTTGCCATCAAGGGCGACGAAAGCCTCCAATCTCTCACTACAGGCGCGGTGCGCCTTTCCCCGGACCTGTCCAAGGTCTCGCTTTTTAACAGAGCGGGGGACCGCCTGTGA
- a CDS encoding carbohydrate ABC transporter permease, translated as MSGSHVRRGKPFSVKRVGLYAFLVMAAIFFALPLFVMVTTSLKSLPEINSGMIFSLPVDPSLETWSRAWSSACTGLNCQGMQVGFWNSVKILIPSVVLSVAIGSVNGYVLSFWNFRGANLVFACLMTGAFVPYQVYMYPLVRMYASVGLFGTLPGIVLIHTIFGLPSLTLIFRNYFVGLPIELYKAARIDGAGFWRIFVTIMLPLSMPILIVAVIFQVTSIWNDFQLGLIFAGSSNLPMTVQLNNIVNSEFGAKQYNLDMAATLITALVPLAVYFLSGKWFVRGVAAGALKG; from the coding sequence ATGAGTGGCTCGCACGTCCGCCGCGGAAAGCCGTTCTCAGTCAAGAGGGTGGGACTTTACGCATTCCTCGTGATGGCCGCGATCTTCTTCGCCCTGCCATTGTTCGTTATGGTGACAACGTCTCTCAAGTCTTTACCCGAAATCAATTCGGGCATGATCTTTTCCCTGCCGGTAGACCCTTCGCTTGAGACCTGGTCCCGTGCATGGAGTTCGGCCTGCACCGGCCTCAATTGCCAAGGCATGCAGGTCGGGTTCTGGAATTCGGTCAAAATTCTCATTCCGTCCGTTGTCCTGTCCGTCGCCATCGGCAGCGTCAACGGCTACGTCCTTTCATTCTGGAATTTCCGGGGGGCCAACCTGGTTTTCGCGTGCTTGATGACCGGGGCTTTCGTTCCCTATCAAGTCTACATGTACCCTTTGGTCCGAATGTACGCATCAGTCGGCCTGTTTGGGACGCTGCCCGGCATAGTGTTGATCCACACGATTTTCGGCCTCCCTTCACTGACCTTGATTTTCCGCAACTATTTTGTCGGGCTGCCTATCGAACTCTATAAGGCCGCGCGCATCGACGGCGCCGGCTTCTGGCGGATCTTCGTGACGATCATGTTGCCCCTCTCAATGCCGATTCTCATCGTTGCCGTGATTTTTCAGGTCACAAGCATCTGGAACGACTTTCAGCTCGGGCTGATTTTTGCGGGCAGCAGCAACCTCCCGATGACTGTGCAACTGAACAACATCGTCAACAGCGAGTTCGGGGCAAAACAGTACAACCTCGACATGGCGGCCACACTCATCACCGCTCTGGTTCCGCTCGCCGTCTATTTTCTCTCAGGCAAATGGTTCGTCCGCGGTGTCGCTGCTGGCGCGCTGAAAGGCTGA
- a CDS encoding carbohydrate ABC transporter permease, with translation MKKLSAKLAFSPTMLAVLVVYVGCITWTVVISFTASKLLPDYTFVGLQNYHDIFGAGRWITSLTNLALYAVTYIGGCLFIGYFLAICIDQGVKAEGVFRTAFLFPHSVSFIVTGLVWQWLLNPQYGIQDFIHKLGWTSFSFDPLGDRNLAIFAVAFAAIWHGSGFVMALLLAGLRGVDSEIWKASQIDGIPKWRMYKDVVAPMLLPIFVTCFVLLSAGSIKSYDVVVAMTGGGPGIATEVPAKFVLDYMFDRANIGRATAGATVMLLTVGIIAAPWLYYARFKKLQRSGR, from the coding sequence ATGAAGAAGCTTTCAGCGAAGCTGGCATTCAGCCCAACGATGCTAGCAGTTCTCGTCGTCTACGTCGGGTGTATCACCTGGACGGTGGTCATTTCGTTCACCGCCTCCAAACTGCTTCCTGACTATACGTTTGTTGGATTGCAGAACTACCATGACATCTTTGGTGCTGGCCGATGGATTACATCGCTTACCAACCTTGCCCTCTATGCCGTGACCTATATCGGTGGGTGCCTTTTCATCGGCTATTTCCTTGCGATTTGCATCGATCAGGGCGTAAAGGCCGAAGGGGTGTTTCGGACGGCTTTCTTGTTTCCACACTCGGTATCGTTCATCGTCACCGGTCTGGTCTGGCAGTGGCTCTTAAACCCCCAATACGGCATTCAGGACTTCATTCACAAACTCGGGTGGACCTCGTTCAGTTTCGATCCTCTGGGTGACCGTAATCTTGCCATTTTCGCGGTTGCCTTCGCCGCCATCTGGCATGGCTCGGGCTTCGTCATGGCGCTGCTTCTAGCCGGGTTGCGCGGCGTGGATAGCGAAATCTGGAAGGCGAGCCAGATCGACGGGATTCCCAAATGGCGGATGTATAAGGACGTCGTCGCCCCCATGCTCCTGCCGATCTTCGTCACCTGCTTCGTGCTGCTTTCGGCCGGTTCGATCAAGAGTTACGACGTCGTCGTGGCAATGACGGGCGGTGGCCCCGGTATTGCCACCGAAGTACCAGCGAAATTCGTCCTCGACTACATGTTCGACCGGGCCAACATCGGCCGCGCCACCGCAGGTGCAACAGTCATGCTGCTCACCGTCGGGATCATTGCCGCCCCGTGGCTGTACTACGCCAGATTCAAGAAACTGCAGAGGAGTGGCCGATGA
- a CDS encoding ABC transporter substrate-binding protein produces the protein MAKIGIAFAAATVAALSMGTTGRAQDAAEVMHSWTSEGEAAAIAKFADAFNAAGGKWIDIATAGGNNSRSAAVARIIAGSPPDAAQFNTSTQFYDLVSSGKLNSLQSYAAKGNWEKVIPEALLNVAKRDGEIYALPVNMSGVNFVFYSNKVLADAGISRPPVDWDGMLAAMETLKGKGLVPLAVGGDGYIGLVFYSILADYLGTEHYNRLFTKRDPTVDEAGILKTFQTFAKLRDYTDSNWSGRSWNQATQMLINGQAGFQVVGDWAKAEFISNKLTAGKEYGCMLPKGTVIMGGDVIIFPKKGDAISPAQDKLIQAFADVKAQTEFSLLKGSIPARTDVNPADFDVCSQAALKAASSPETRSPRPRMVIPSDVEGEIEDMLVEFFGSTMSPEEGAEQFSDLLQ, from the coding sequence ATGGCCAAGATTGGTATAGCTTTTGCCGCGGCGACGGTCGCAGCGCTTTCGATGGGAACGACTGGTCGAGCTCAGGATGCTGCCGAAGTCATGCATTCATGGACTTCGGAAGGGGAGGCGGCCGCGATTGCGAAATTCGCCGATGCGTTTAATGCCGCAGGGGGCAAGTGGATCGATATCGCCACGGCTGGCGGCAATAACTCGCGAAGTGCTGCCGTGGCTCGCATAATCGCAGGAAGTCCACCGGATGCTGCACAATTTAATACCAGCACGCAGTTCTATGATCTGGTCAGCTCGGGCAAGCTCAACAGCCTTCAAAGTTACGCGGCAAAAGGCAATTGGGAGAAGGTAATACCTGAAGCGCTTCTCAACGTCGCCAAGCGCGACGGCGAAATCTATGCGCTACCGGTCAACATGTCCGGCGTCAACTTCGTCTTCTACAGCAACAAGGTTCTGGCCGACGCTGGGATCAGCCGCCCTCCTGTTGACTGGGATGGGATGCTGGCTGCGATGGAAACCCTTAAAGGCAAGGGTCTTGTTCCTTTGGCGGTAGGCGGAGACGGCTATATTGGGCTCGTCTTCTACTCGATTTTGGCTGACTATCTCGGGACTGAACACTACAATCGTCTTTTCACCAAGCGAGATCCCACCGTTGATGAAGCAGGCATCCTGAAGACCTTCCAGACATTTGCGAAGCTCCGTGACTACACAGACAGTAACTGGTCAGGCCGTAGCTGGAACCAAGCGACGCAGATGCTGATCAATGGGCAAGCCGGCTTCCAGGTCGTCGGCGACTGGGCCAAGGCAGAGTTCATTTCGAACAAACTGACGGCGGGTAAGGAATATGGCTGCATGCTGCCCAAAGGCACTGTCATCATGGGTGGGGACGTCATCATCTTCCCCAAAAAAGGCGATGCAATTTCTCCGGCCCAAGATAAGCTTATTCAAGCCTTTGCCGACGTGAAGGCCCAGACAGAATTCAGCCTCCTGAAAGGGTCCATCCCTGCCAGAACGGACGTCAATCCGGCCGACTTCGATGTCTGCTCGCAAGCAGCATTGAAAGCCGCCTCCAGCCCCGAGACACGGTCACCTCGTCCCCGGATGGTTATCCCCTCGGATGTCGAGGGGGAGATCGAGGACATGCTTGTGGAGTTCTTCGGATCCACGATGTCGCCAGAAGAGGGCGCCGAGCAGTTCTCCGACCTGCTTCAGTGA
- a CDS encoding GntR family transcriptional regulator, whose translation MSDDAVYTHLHNLAGTAFSGDKVPSVRQLMKQFNRSQLVIERALARLKAERLIQAEGGRGTFFVGRSQKPTRATASSVGRSILILRRSVSIRQGQVVLEDLREQLTAEGHRLLEVSYTDAEHARTVLKTMPKFDTCIIQNSFEPVSIDTLAAIKHKADSIVFHGLGITGSEVDCVGHEWGGAISQALRLLEKSGHESIAFATTAFPNIANAMGKRRFHEYSSSRGVDPARFLIELSKLPHEDYEEGLAKEIESRRGRDGKLPFTALIAWGVESGARLRRHLNDGGISLPGDLGIVLLGHPDMRHEHDDFFSIIGPTAAAQAKGLHTLMHHRWREPSAPSMIVFLESETNISHSSIQRIGSANKTD comes from the coding sequence ATGAGCGATGATGCAGTGTACACTCACCTCCACAATCTAGCCGGGACAGCGTTTTCCGGAGACAAAGTCCCGTCCGTCAGACAGTTGATGAAGCAGTTCAATCGCTCCCAACTGGTGATCGAGCGAGCGTTGGCGCGACTGAAAGCGGAGAGATTGATCCAGGCGGAGGGCGGACGCGGAACCTTTTTTGTGGGGCGGTCGCAAAAGCCAACACGTGCGACCGCGTCTTCAGTAGGACGATCCATTCTGATTCTCAGACGATCGGTCAGCATCAGACAGGGTCAGGTCGTGCTTGAAGATCTGCGTGAGCAGCTCACCGCCGAAGGTCACCGACTGCTTGAGGTGTCATACACGGACGCAGAGCATGCGAGAACCGTATTAAAGACGATGCCCAAGTTCGACACCTGCATTATCCAAAACTCCTTTGAGCCGGTTTCGATTGATACGTTGGCAGCGATCAAGCACAAAGCCGACAGTATTGTTTTCCATGGCCTTGGGATCACAGGCTCGGAAGTAGATTGCGTCGGCCATGAATGGGGGGGCGCGATCAGCCAAGCCCTAAGGTTACTTGAAAAGTCCGGCCATGAATCGATTGCGTTTGCAACGACAGCTTTTCCAAATATAGCCAACGCGATGGGCAAGCGACGGTTTCATGAGTATTCTTCGTCCCGCGGCGTTGATCCAGCCCGGTTCCTGATAGAACTCTCCAAGCTTCCGCATGAAGACTACGAGGAGGGCCTCGCCAAAGAGATTGAGAGCCGGCGCGGCCGCGACGGCAAGCTCCCGTTCACTGCCCTGATCGCGTGGGGCGTCGAATCCGGGGCGCGCTTGCGCCGCCATCTCAACGACGGCGGAATTTCACTACCAGGGGATCTCGGCATTGTACTTCTCGGCCATCCCGACATGAGGCACGAACACGATGATTTTTTCTCCATTATCGGCCCGACCGCAGCTGCGCAAGCTAAAGGCCTTCACACGCTGATGCATCATCGTTGGCGCGAGCCGTCTGCCCCGTCGATGATCGTTTTCCTTGAGTCAGAAACGAACATCAGTCATTCCTCGATTCAACGAATAGGCTCGGCCAACAAAACGGATTAG
- a CDS encoding aspartate/glutamate racemase family protein encodes MRIACLHTAWSNISVFEAAAKEIDLPTGVLSHEVRPDLLEKAEQAGGLTCDIAHETASVLRMLCQNADAVVLTCSTLGPSVEELIGRTPVPVLRVDEALAREAIGIGGKVVVLCAVETTLEPTARLFAKVAEPTRTPYDVQIVPGAWARFKAGDRDGYLSAIAHAADTAYREGAAIVALAQASMAGASDLVCKGPKPLSSPIAGLAAAASMMSRKSYRASENSAQENFIRR; translated from the coding sequence GTGCGAATAGCCTGCCTGCATACAGCCTGGAGTAATATTTCTGTTTTTGAAGCTGCCGCGAAAGAGATCGACCTTCCAACGGGTGTCCTTTCACATGAAGTTCGCCCGGACCTTCTTGAAAAGGCGGAACAGGCCGGTGGATTAACCTGCGATATCGCGCATGAAACGGCTTCAGTTTTGCGCATGCTCTGCCAGAACGCCGATGCAGTTGTCCTGACATGCTCCACTCTGGGACCCTCGGTCGAGGAACTCATCGGCAGGACGCCTGTCCCGGTCCTGCGAGTGGATGAGGCTCTTGCCAGAGAAGCCATAGGCATAGGCGGGAAGGTAGTTGTGCTCTGCGCCGTGGAAACAACCTTGGAACCGACGGCACGATTGTTTGCCAAGGTGGCCGAGCCAACCCGGACACCCTATGACGTTCAGATCGTACCGGGCGCATGGGCGCGTTTCAAAGCAGGCGATCGCGACGGCTACCTTTCGGCAATCGCACACGCCGCCGATACGGCGTATCGGGAAGGTGCGGCCATCGTTGCCCTCGCACAAGCATCCATGGCTGGCGCATCCGACCTAGTATGCAAAGGCCCCAAGCCTCTAAGCAGTCCTATAGCAGGACTTGCCGCCGCTGCCAGTATGATGTCGCGAAAATCTTACAGAGCGTCCGAAAACTCGGCTCAGGAAAATTTCATTAGAAGATAA
- a CDS encoding SDR family NAD(P)-dependent oxidoreductase has protein sequence MTTHEGKIAIVTGGKQGIGRGVADLLAKRGAKVVLVKREKASEAASSIGNGAIAIAADVTKEADWTNVANEVEATFGRADILVHAAGIYPMASLDEMTPEKWREVMAINLDAHLLGARAIVPLMRKGGGGSIVAIGSDAVGMVTPPGMGFSHYMTSKMGVIGLVRALANELAADNIIVNAAHPGITDTEGASGMPNEQKAQVYMQQAIKRLGTPADIAGPVAFLTSDDARFVTGQTLVVDGGWMRL, from the coding sequence ATGACCACACATGAAGGAAAAATCGCGATCGTAACAGGCGGCAAGCAGGGGATCGGTCGCGGCGTTGCCGATCTGCTTGCCAAGCGCGGCGCAAAGGTCGTTTTGGTCAAACGCGAAAAGGCGTCCGAAGCCGCATCGTCGATCGGCAATGGCGCGATCGCCATCGCAGCCGATGTCACGAAAGAGGCAGACTGGACGAATGTCGCAAACGAAGTCGAGGCGACCTTCGGCCGGGCCGATATCCTCGTCCATGCCGCCGGTATCTATCCAATGGCGAGCCTTGACGAAATGACCCCGGAAAAATGGCGCGAGGTCATGGCGATCAATCTCGATGCCCACCTGCTCGGTGCGCGCGCCATCGTTCCCCTGATGCGTAAAGGCGGCGGCGGCTCGATCGTGGCGATCGGCTCCGATGCCGTCGGCATGGTCACGCCGCCCGGCATGGGCTTCTCCCACTACATGACCTCGAAAATGGGTGTGATCGGGCTCGTCCGCGCGCTCGCAAACGAGCTTGCCGCCGACAATATCATCGTCAATGCGGCTCATCCCGGCATTACCGATACCGAAGGTGCCAGTGGCATGCCCAACGAGCAGAAGGCGCAGGTTTACATGCAGCAGGCAATCAAGCGCCTCGGGACACCGGCGGATATTGCCGGTCCCGTCGCTTTCCTCACCAGCGACGATGCTCGCTTCGTCACCGGCCAGACGCTCGTCGTCGATGGTGGCTGGATGCGGCTCTAG
- a CDS encoding NAD-dependent epimerase/dehydratase family protein, with amino-acid sequence MAQHVFIIGATGFVGGAVARHFVSRRFRVTGLARSGEAAGRLRAAGMTVQIGDLAERLLTVTEFARNADVVMFAAQVPPHVELDAVKALLDALDGSGKTFVFLSGSGVLCQRTQGAWSAESFGEDDPFEPEPLAVARVEAETLVRATSSRGIRGIVMRPPLIWGPEDHGHVSMVYRSVAATGAACYIGDGLAAYSNVHVDDIARLFELAVTKGEGGAVYHAAAGEIPNRWIAEAVARDLGCETRNVSMSEAADIWGEFGALIMSVSSRVRDAQTRKSLGWSPRHTDMLSEIGEPRLRTLATSSTLEGTQQ; translated from the coding sequence CTGGCTCAGCACGTATTCATCATCGGCGCGACGGGATTTGTCGGTGGGGCAGTAGCCCGCCACTTTGTTTCGCGCCGTTTCCGGGTCACGGGTTTGGCCCGCAGCGGCGAGGCTGCAGGACGTCTGCGGGCCGCCGGCATGACGGTGCAAATCGGCGACTTGGCCGAGCGCCTGCTGACAGTGACCGAATTTGCTAGGAACGCCGATGTCGTCATGTTTGCGGCACAGGTCCCGCCTCATGTCGAGCTTGACGCTGTCAAGGCGCTATTGGACGCGCTCGATGGCAGCGGCAAAACGTTCGTTTTCCTGTCCGGCTCCGGTGTGCTGTGTCAGCGCACGCAAGGGGCATGGAGCGCCGAAAGCTTTGGCGAAGACGACCCGTTCGAACCCGAACCTTTAGCCGTCGCCCGCGTCGAGGCAGAGACGCTGGTCCGCGCCACTTCTTCACGCGGCATTCGTGGCATCGTCATGCGTCCGCCGCTCATCTGGGGACCGGAAGATCATGGCCATGTGTCGATGGTCTATCGCTCGGTCGCCGCCACAGGTGCTGCCTGCTACATCGGCGACGGCCTCGCCGCCTATTCGAATGTCCATGTCGACGATATCGCACGGCTGTTCGAACTCGCCGTCACCAAGGGTGAAGGTGGTGCCGTCTATCACGCCGCTGCCGGCGAAATCCCCAATCGCTGGATCGCAGAAGCAGTTGCCCGCGACCTCGGCTGCGAGACCCGCAATGTTTCGATGTCCGAGGCCGCCGACATCTGGGGCGAATTTGGCGCGCTGATCATGAGTGTATCGAGCCGGGTACGGGATGCGCAAACGCGCAAATCGCTCGGCTGGTCGCCGCGCCACACGGACATGTTGTCCGAAATCGGTGAGCCGCGCCTGCGCACGCTTGCCACATCATCAACCTTGGAAGGAACACAACAATGA
- a CDS encoding IS110 family transposase, with translation MTASYEYHIGVDYHKSYSHLVVQDSAGKTLRSGRVKNDRQSLGGFLERYCENSHAVVEATRNWMVMYDWLDDICDDVVLAHPLKVKAIADAKIKTDKIDATVLAHLLRADLVPEAWAPSERSRDLRVALRERMFYVRLRTMTKNRVVTVFDRYPEQTAQLKKLGDLFGRAGRIQLAQVNVSEIDRIQIDRGLDFIGDIDVRIKQSEATIRAMTKANANVKLLKTIPGIGEFFARLIDAEIDDISRFRNPKKLAAYAGLVPSTYSSGGKTFHGKIIRQGNKWLRWAFVEAVSPAIASDAQLHAQYEHLKIRGTNKARVAIARKLLTIAFQILRDQRAYEPRGTDTTQGASTISRLS, from the coding sequence ATGACTGCCTCTTATGAATACCATATCGGGGTCGACTACCACAAATCTTACAGCCATCTGGTGGTGCAGGATTCGGCGGGTAAAACGCTGCGCTCTGGCCGCGTGAAGAATGACCGTCAGTCGCTTGGCGGCTTTTTGGAGCGGTATTGTGAGAACTCGCATGCGGTGGTCGAGGCGACGCGCAACTGGATGGTGATGTACGACTGGCTCGACGACATTTGTGACGATGTCGTTCTCGCCCATCCGTTGAAGGTCAAGGCGATTGCCGACGCCAAGATCAAGACCGACAAGATCGATGCGACGGTCTTGGCGCATCTGCTGCGCGCCGACCTGGTGCCGGAGGCCTGGGCACCAAGCGAGAGATCGCGAGACCTTCGCGTCGCGCTGCGTGAGCGGATGTTCTACGTGCGGCTGCGCACGATGACGAAGAACCGGGTCGTTACGGTGTTTGACCGCTATCCGGAGCAGACGGCACAGCTGAAGAAGCTCGGCGATCTGTTCGGCAGGGCCGGCCGCATTCAGCTAGCGCAGGTCAACGTCTCAGAGATCGACCGCATCCAGATCGACCGTGGCCTCGACTTCATCGGCGACATTGACGTGCGGATCAAGCAATCGGAAGCAACGATCCGGGCGATGACCAAGGCCAATGCCAACGTCAAGCTATTGAAGACGATCCCCGGCATTGGCGAGTTCTTCGCCCGGCTGATCGACGCGGAGATTGACGATATATCGCGCTTCCGTAACCCGAAGAAGCTTGCCGCCTATGCCGGGCTTGTGCCGTCGACCTATTCCTCCGGCGGTAAGACCTTCCACGGCAAGATCATCAGGCAGGGCAACAAGTGGCTGCGCTGGGCCTTCGTGGAAGCGGTTTCTCCCGCCATCGCCAGCGACGCGCAGCTTCACGCCCAGTATGAGCATCTGAAGATCAGAGGAACCAACAAGGCGCGCGTGGCCATCGCGCGCAAGCTTTTGACGATCGCCTTCCAGATCCTGCGTGACCAGCGCGCCTACGAGCCGCGCGGCACCGACACCACGCAAGGCGCGTCGACGATATCCCGGTTGTCCTGA
- a CDS encoding IS110 family transposase, whose product MEYYVGLDVSLKSTHICVMNQDRRVVWRGIADTQPSMIAERLARWKVHLAKVGLETGSMTPWLYHELKDLVFPVVCMDARRAADALKARPEKTDKADAQALAEMLASGWYSPVHVKTMESHRLKALLGAREQLVNVKRQLYGQVRGLLRPFGIKISARAGAKRFDEEVRSACNRQMRSISVSRHF is encoded by the coding sequence ATGGAATATTACGTTGGATTGGACGTCAGCCTCAAGAGCACACACATCTGCGTTATGAACCAGGATCGGCGTGTAGTATGGCGCGGGATCGCGGATACACAGCCGTCGATGATTGCCGAGCGGCTGGCGAGATGGAAAGTGCATCTTGCAAAAGTCGGGCTTGAGACGGGCTCGATGACGCCTTGGCTCTACCACGAACTGAAGGATCTGGTTTTTCCTGTCGTCTGCATGGATGCGCGGCGTGCCGCCGATGCGCTGAAGGCACGGCCTGAGAAGACGGACAAGGCGGATGCGCAGGCGCTTGCCGAGATGTTGGCGAGCGGCTGGTATTCACCGGTGCATGTGAAGACGATGGAAAGCCATCGGCTGAAGGCTTTGCTTGGCGCGCGTGAGCAACTGGTCAATGTGAAGCGCCAGCTTTACGGGCAGGTCCGCGGTCTCTTGCGCCCGTTTGGCATCAAGATCTCGGCGCGCGCCGGGGCTAAGCGGTTTGACGAGGAGGTCCGGTCTGCCTGCAACCGTCAGATGCGCTCTATATCGGTGTCGCGGCACTTCTAG
- a CDS encoding transposase gives MRQIAAASKPCWHLMSVPGVGPLTSLAFLSPVEDPQRFGKSRSIGSYIGLTPKRYQSGDRDVTGSITKQGDDMLRHYLYEAAGCLLTTVTAPSALRSWGLRLAKRLGPKPARTAVARKLAVLLLGLWKREDHFPRRAERQGILETEIVEFVRR, from the coding sequence GTGCGTCAGATTGCGGCCGCATCGAAGCCGTGCTGGCATCTGATGTCGGTGCCCGGCGTTGGACCGCTGACCTCTCTGGCCTTCTTGTCACCGGTGGAAGACCCGCAACGATTTGGAAAGAGCAGATCCATCGGCTCCTACATTGGCCTGACACCGAAGAGGTATCAGTCAGGTGATCGGGATGTAACGGGCTCGATCACCAAGCAGGGGGACGACATGTTGCGACACTATCTCTATGAGGCAGCAGGCTGCCTGCTGACGACGGTGACCGCGCCGTCGGCCCTGCGGAGCTGGGGCTTGAGGCTGGCCAAACGGCTAGGTCCCAAGCCTGCACGAACGGCGGTCGCACGCAAATTGGCGGTCCTACTGCTGGGGCTTTGGAAAAGGGAGGATCATTTTCCGCGCCGAGCCGAGCGGCAAGGCATTTTAGAAACCGAGATCGTGGAGTTCGTTCGCAGATAA